In Arachis stenosperma cultivar V10309 chromosome 1, arast.V10309.gnm1.PFL2, whole genome shotgun sequence, one DNA window encodes the following:
- the LOC130967590 gene encoding caffeoylshikimate esterase, producing the protein MQTTMAAEKAEVPPNFWGHMPEEEYYTSQGVRNTKSFFDTPHGKIFTQSFLPLDLQPNEVKATVFMTHGYGSDTGWLFQKICINFATWGYAVFAADLLGHGRSDGLRCYLGDMDKVASASLSFFLHVRRSEPYKDLPAFLFGESMGGLATLLMYFKSEPDTWTGLMFSAPLFVIPEDMKPSRLHLFAYGLLFGWADTWAAMPDNKMVGKAIRDPEKLKIIASNPRRYTGPPRVGTMRELLRVTQYVQDNFYKVTAPFLTVHGTSDGVTCPSSSKLLYEKASSEDKSLKLYEGMYHSLIQGEPDESANLVLSDMREWIDERVHRYGHK; encoded by the coding sequence ATGCAAACAACAATGGCAGCAGAGAAAGCGGAGGTACCCCCTAACTTCTGGGGCCACATGCCCGAGGAGGAGTACTACACCTCCCAGGGGGTGCGAAACACCAAATCATTCTTCGACACGCCACACGGCAAAATCTTCACGCAGAGCTTCCTCCCATTGGACCTTCAACCTAACGAAGTCAAAGCCACCGTCTTCATGACCCACGGCTACGGCTCCGACACCGGTTGGCTCTTCCAGAAGATCTGCATTAACTTCGCCACCTGGGGCTACGCCGTCTTCGCCGCCGATCTCCTAGGCCACGGCCGCTCCGATGGCCTCCGCTGCTACCTCGGCGACATGGACAAAGTGGCATCCGCCTCGCTCTCCTTCTTCCTCCACGTCCGCCGCAGTGAGCCGTACAAGGATCTCCCGGCGTTCCTCTTCGGTGAGTCCATGGGTGGTCTCGCAACCTTGCTTATGTACTTTAAATCAGAACCCGATACGTGGACGGGCCTGATGTTCTCTGCACCGCTTTTCGTGATCCCCGAGGATATGAAGCCCAGCAGGCTTCATTTGTTCGCGTATGGGCTTCTCTTCGGATGGGCCGACACGTGGGCCGCTATGCCTGACAACAAGATGGTTGGGAAGGCAATCAGGGATCCCGAGAAACTGAAGATCATAGCGTCAAACCCGAGGAGGTACACGGGTCCACCTAGGGTTGGGACCATGAGGGAGCTCCTTAGGGTTACCCAGTACGTGCAGGATAACTTCTACAAGGTAACGGCGCCGTTTCTCACAGTGCATGGCACCTCTGACGGCGTTACGTGTCCGTCTTCGTCCAAGTTGCTGTATGAGAAGGCTTCGAGTGAGGACAAGTCGTTGAAGCTGTACGAAGGGATGTACCATTCTTTGATTCAAGGGGAACCTGACGAGAGTGCTAACCTTGTATTGAGTGACATGCGGGAATGGATTGATGAGAGGGTTCATAGGTATGGACATAAATAG
- the LOC130984620 gene encoding protein SMAX1-LIKE 4-like has protein sequence MENEKKYKEGGVWCNIICIYHQRFDHRNQRNSKAFSVRWRRRGGGSIQVMRSSGLPNCGGLQQTLTAEAASVLKHSLVLARRRGHAQLTPLHVAPTLLSLSPSFKRACLTSHPSSSSQHLLHCRALELCFNVALNRLPTTPSPFLHSSLQPSLSNALVAALKRAQAHQRRGCVDHHHHHHQNHQNQPLLAVKIELEHLTISILDDPSVSRVMREAGFSSTAIKNNLEDLSNNSSPPSSVFHSYNASARGGGVFSSPCSPSASDNTTNHHLIFSSPPKKPPSLLYPFITTTATAPSSSSKEDDVKAVMDILLRTNHNNNKKNKKNVVIVGDSVSLTEALVGEIIGRFQRSEVPHELKTTQFIRFQQFRSLKHMKRSEVEMKLMELKRKVDDSYNGHGIIIYIGDLKWTVEEEEEEGDEGVCGGGGGCYSTVMDHVVSEIGKLFSSTTTECGETTKKVWLIATATYQTYIRCQMRQPPLEIQWSLHPLLLPSPGLALTLHSSSVMETKLNCCEECASNYEKESQFLRPGHKKTLPLWLQPHTTETNHQKDELTELKRKWNRLCQCLHQTKQEAQDYWSNNNSWNAKSYTFNNNSSSSVSFTAKPTPTHSSNLVPRFRRQNSCTIEFNFSDKRQATTEPVLGSMELLEGKEVIKTTLALGNGGSGSGSETVVVENITDRTLRRAHFCKLLQENLPWHSETVPSIAEALLHSKSAKQSNITSLFLQGNDKVGKTRLALAVKESLFGSEDNKFLHMDMLKRKEASLASHSEMLVQALKSHHQKLVVLIENVDFADAQFRKCISDGFETGKFGNLRIAEENSSSQVVFILTSGGFTSNNEEKNQDFVMSFMLQVSETKPNNLEPPIFGHKRRAELDLFSKIKSPRIEENNEDTSLVHEQCSSRKKDLSRNSSFNTLDLNMKADEDDDDKTGESSPISSDLTLETAADPLNPNGFLDSIQNKFELNTSPAREREKSEMFLTKIKGCFEDACGKQNLVNFSVDERVIEEICNRCGYFTNSQFDKWLKESFQRSLLERVKYGGGEEKGILFRLCWGGNGKGDNRKLDRNEGFMGSSLPKCVQVKYLMR, from the exons ATGGAGAATGAGAAGAAGTATAAAGAAGGTGGTGTGTGGTGTAATATTATTTGTATCTACCATCAACGATTCGATCATAGAAACCAACGAAATTCAAAAGCTTTCTCTGTGAGGTGGCGGCGGCGGGGTGGGGGTTCCATTCAAGTTATGCGCTCATCAGGACTACCTAACTGCGGCGGTTTGCAGCAGACTCTCACGGCGGAGGCTGCTTCTGTTCTCAAACACTCTCTTGTCTTGGCTCGCCGGAGAGGCCATGCACAGCTCACTCCTCTCCACGTGGCACCCACtctcctctccctctctccctcCTTCAAACGAGCCTGCCTCACTTCTCacccttcttcttcctctcaaCACCTTCTTCATTGCAGAGCCCTCGAGCTTTGCTTCAATGTCGCCCTCAACAGGCTCCCCACCACTCCCTCTCCATTTCTTCACTCTTCTCTTCAGCCTTCTCTCTCCAACGCCCTCGTTGCCGCCCTCAAGCGAGCTCAGGCTCACCAGCGCAGAGGCTGCGTcgaccaccaccaccaccaccaccagaaCCACCAGAACCAGCCTCTTCTCGCCGTTAAGATCGAGCTTGAACACCTTACCATATCCATCCTCGATGATCCTAGCGTCAGCCGCGTCATGAGAGAAGCTGGCTTCTCCAGCACCGCCATTAAGAACAACTTGGAAGACTTGTCTAATAACTCTTCTCCACCTTcttctgttttccattcttaCAACGCTTCCGCTCGCGGTGGTGGTGtcttttcttctccttgctCCCCTTCCGCTTCTGATAACACCACCAACCACCACCTTATCTTTTCTTCTCCGCCTAAAAAACCACCGTCCTTGCTGTACCCCTTCATCACCACCACCGCCACTGCACCATCATCTTCTTCTAAGGAGGATGATGTCAAAGCAGTTATGGACATTCTTCTAAGGactaatcataataataataaaaagaacaagaagaacgTTGTCATAGTTGGTGACTCCGTTTCGTTAACGGAAGCTCTTGTCGGAGAGATCATTGGAAGGTTTCAGAGGTCAGAGGTGCCTCATGAGTTGAAGACAACACAGTTCATCAGATTCCAACAATTCAGATCATTGAAGCACATGAAGAGAAGCGAAGTTGAGATGAAACTCATGGAACTCAAGAGGAAGGTGGATGATTCTTATAATGGCCATGGCATCATTATCTACATTGGAGACCTGAAGTGGACagtggaggaagaagaagaagaaggggacGAGGGAGTTTGTGGCGGCGGCGGCGGTTGTTATAGCACAGTAATGGATCATGTTGTTTCGGAAATAGGCAAGTTGTTCTCTTCTACAACAACTGAATGTGGGGAAACAACAAAAAAAGTGTGGCTAATTGCAACAGCAACATATCAGACATACATCAGGTGTCAAATGAGACAACCCCCTCTTGAGATTCAATGGTCTCTTCaccctcttcttcttccttcacCTGGACTTGCCTTGACTCTCCATTCTTCCAG TGTAATGGAAACAAAGCTCAATTGCTGTGAAGAATGTGCCTCAAATTATGAAAAGGAATCTCAATTTCTCAGACCAGGCCACAAGAAAACGTTACCTTTATGGCTTCAGCCTCATACCACCGAAACAAATCATCAGAAG GATGAATTAACCGAgttgaaaagaaaatggaatAGGCTATGCCAGTGTCTTCACCAAACCAAACAAGAAGCTCAGGATTATTGGAGCAACAACAATAGTTGGAATGCAAAGTCCTACACTTTTAACAATAATTCATCAAGTTCTGTGTCTTTTACAGCTAAACCAACACCAACACATAGCTCCAATCTTGTACCAAGATTCAGGCGTCAAAATTCATGCACCATTGAGTTCAATTTCAGCGATAAAAGGCAAGCAACAACAGAACCAGTCTTAGGTTCCATGGAATTATTGGAAGGTAAAGAAGTAATAAAGACTACTCTTGCTCTTGGGAATGGTGGTTCTGGTTCAGGTAGTGAAACGGTGGTGGTGGAAAATATAACCGATAGAACACTGCGAAGAGCTCATTTTTGTAAACTGTTGCAGGAGAATTTGCCATGGCACTCTGAGACTGTTCCTTCCATAGCAGAGGCCTTGCTTCATTCCAAATCCGCAAAACAAAGTAACATCACTTCGTTGTTCTTGCAAGGAAATGACAAAGTTGGCAAAACAAGGTTGGCACTTGCTGTTAAAGAATCACTTTTTGGCTCAGAAGATAACAAGTTTCTTCACATGGACATGCTGAAGAGGAAAGAGGCTTCCTTGGCTTCACATTCTGAGATGCTGGTTCAAGCATTGAAATCCCATCATCAAAAACTTGTGGTGCTGATTGAAAATGTTGACTTTGCTGATGCCCAGTTCAGGAAATGCATCTCTGATGGATTTGAAACGGGAAAGTTTGGAAATTTAAGAATAGCTGAAGAGAATTCATCAAGCCAAGTAGTGTTCATATTGACAAGTGGTGGATTCACAAGCAATAATGAAGAGAAAAATCAGGACTTTGTGATGAGTTTTATGTTGCAGGTCAGTGAAACCAAGCCTAATAACTTGGAGCCACCAATTTTTGGCCACAAGCGCAGGGCTGAGCTGGATTTGTTTTCCAAGATCAAGAGCCCAAGAATTGAAGAGAATAATGAAGATACATCCTTGGTTCATGAACAATGTAGTAGCAGAAAAAAGGACTTATCAAGAAACTCAAGCTTTAACACCCTTGATCTCAACATGAAAgctgatgaagatgatgatgacaaAACAGGAGAGAGTAGCCCAATTTCAAGTGATTTGACTCTTGAAACTGCGGCTGATCCACTGAACCCAAATGGATTTCTTGATTCCATTCAAAACAAGTTTGAACTCAACACAAGTCCAGCTAGGGAGAGGGAAAAGTCAGAGATGTTCTTAACTAAGATCAAAGGGTGTTTTGAGGATGCTTGTGGGAAGCAGAATCTGGTGAATTTTAGTGTAGATGAGAGGGTAATTGAGGAAATTTGTAATAGGTGTGGTTATTTTACTAACAGCCAATTTGATAAATGGCTGAAAGAAAGTTTTCAAAGAAGCTTATTAGAAAGAGTTAAGTATGGAGGGGGGGAAGAGAAGGGTATACTTTTTAGACTTTGTTGGGGTGGTAATGGTAAAGGAGATAATAGAAAATTGGATAGGAATGAGGGGTTTATGGGTTCATCTCTGCCAAAGTGTGTTCAAGTTAAGTACTTGATGAGGTGA